One stretch of Erpetoichthys calabaricus unplaced genomic scaffold, fErpCal1.3, whole genome shotgun sequence DNA includes these proteins:
- the LOC127526501 gene encoding zinc finger protein 3-like: MRVHTGEKKYCCNECGKQFSQMSHLQIHTRVHTGEKPYCCNECGKQFSHKGNLQQHMRIHTGEKTYCCNECGKQFSQMGNLQRHTRVHTGEKPYCCNECGKQFSEMGSLQRHTKVHTGEKPYCCNECGKQFLQRGAVYSNT; this comes from the exons atgagagttcacaccggagagaagaaatattgctgtaatgaatgtggtaaacagttttcacaaatgagccatcttcagatacacacgagagttcacaccggagagaagccatattgctgtaatgaatgtggtaaacagttttcacataaaggCAATCTTCAGCAACATAtgagaattcacaccggagagaagacatattgctgtaatgaatgtggtaaacagttttcac agatgggcaatcttcagagacacactagagttcacactggagagaagccatattgctgtaatgaatgtggtaaacagttttcagagatGGGCAGTCTACAGAGACACACTaaagttcacactggagagaagccatattgctgtaatgaatgtggtaaacaatttttACAGAGGGGGGCAGTCTACAGCAACACgtga
- the LOC127526500 gene encoding LOW QUALITY PROTEIN: zinc finger protein 135-like (The sequence of the model RefSeq protein was modified relative to this genomic sequence to represent the inferred CDS: substituted 1 base at 1 genomic stop codon): MGEKPYCCNECGKQFLEMSKLHRHTRVHTGEKPYRCNECGKQFLEMSKLHRHTRVHTGEKPYCCNECGKQFSLKGNLQKHTRVHTGEKPYCCNECGKQFSQKVDLQNHTRVHTGEKPYCCNECGKQFSHMGSLHKHTRVHTGEKPYCCNECGKXFSQKDDLQKHTRVHTGEKPYCCNECGKQFSEMGSLQRHTRVHTGEKPYCCNECGKQFSDTSNLQRHSRVHIVEKPYCCNECGKQFSAMSSLQKHNRVHTGEKPYCCNECGKQFSHMSSLHKHTRVHTGEKPYCCNECGKQFSQKFNLQKHTRVHTGEKPYCCNECGKQFSDSSNLQKHTRLHTREKT; encoded by the coding sequence atgggagagaaaccatattgctgtaatgaatgtggcaaacagtttttagAGATGAGCAAACTTCACAGACACACTAGAGTTcataccggagagaagccatatcgctgtaatgaatgtggcaaacagtttttagAGATGAGCAAACTTCACAGACACACTAGAGTTcataccggagagaagccatattgctgtaatgaatgtggtaaacagttttcactaaaaggcaatcttcagaaacacacgagagttcacactggagagaagccttattgctgtaatgaatgtggcaaacagttttcacaaaaagttGATCTTCAGAaccacacgagagttcacactggagagaaaccttattgctgtaatgaatgtggtaaacagttttcacatatggGCAGTCTTCACaaacacacaagagttcacaccggagagaagccatattgctgtaatgaatgtggcaaataGTTTTCACAAAAAGATGatcttcagaaacacacgagagttcacactggagagaagccatattgctgtaatgaatgtggtaaacagttttcagagatGGGCAGTCTAcagagacacactagagttcacaccggagagaagccatattgctgtaatgaatgtggcaaacagttttcagacACGAGCAATCTTCAGAGACACTCTAGAGTTCACATCgtagagaagccatattgctgtaatgaatgtggcaaacagttttcagcgATGAGCAGTCTTCAGAAACACaatagagttcacaccggagagaagccatattgctgtaatgaatgtggtaaacagttttcacatatgaGCAGTCTTCAcaaacacacgagagttcacactggagagaagccatattgctgtaatgaatgtggcaaacagttttcacaaaaattcaatcttcagaaacacacgagagttcacactggagagaagccatattgctgtaatgaatgtggcaaacagttttcagacTCGAgcaatcttcagaaacacactAGACTTCACACCAGAGAGAAGACATag